From the genome of Sinanaerobacter sp. ZZT-01:
TTGAAATACAAACGAAATCCGTTCGTTTTTCTTTTCTTCACCGGGCAGTCCTAAAATACTTCCGCACTCATAATCCTCTAATCCGGACAGGATTCGAAGCAACGTCGTTTTCCCGCAGCCAGAAGGTCCTATTACAGCAGTCGTCTTTCCCTTCGAAAAAGAAAGGTTAAAATCTTTATAAAGTTCATTTTCTTTGAATCTTTTTCCCAGCCCTTTTATCTCTATATCCATTTTAAAATTACCTTTATTCCTCTTTCGAAGCAAACGGAAAAAATAACAATCATAATAATCCATGCAAACATTTCCGCTGTTTCAAAATATATCTTTGAATCCATTAAGTGATATCCCATCGAGTGGCGCGGTATGCTGATTACTTCACCAGCGACGACTGTTTTCCATGAAAGCCCGGAGACCAAGCTCATTGCTGATTTGATATGCGGTTTAATCTCCGGATAATACAGTTTTATCATTTTCTGTCGTAAACCAATCTGATATACCTTACACAGCTCTAAAAATTCAGGGTTCATTGCATCCAGTCCAGCTAGAAGATTCGTATATATCACCGGATAGCACATTAAAAAGCATACAAAAATAGGCACCTTTGAGGAAGGCATCCACAATACTGCATATAGAACAACTGCAAGAACAGGCATAGATTTTAATACGGCAGTTATTCCCTGAAACTGCCCTCTTAAAGATGGAAAAAAATACGCCAAGAATACGGTTATTACGCCTAAGATAAAGGAAAGAAACATTCCACTTACAACACGTATCATTGTAAAACCCACACTGAGATAGAATTCTTCCATTGTCACCAATTCAATGATCGATTGAAAAACTTGAGCTGGCGAAGGAAAAATGTAATCTCGATTCACA
Proteins encoded in this window:
- a CDS encoding ABC transporter permease, with protein sequence MRAFFKPVLGAVFWLLLFQIISMLVNRDYIFPSPAQVFQSIIELVTMEEFYLSVGFTMIRVVSGMFLSFILGVITVFLAYFFPSLRGQFQGITAVLKSMPVLAVVLYAVLWMPSSKVPIFVCFLMCYPVIYTNLLAGLDAMNPEFLELCKVYQIGLRQKMIKLYYPEIKPHIKSAMSLVSGLSWKTVVAGEVISIPRHSMGYHLMDSKIYFETAEMFAWIIMIVIFSVCFERGIKVILKWI